A genomic segment from Myxococcota bacterium encodes:
- a CDS encoding TauD/TfdA family dioxygenase: protein MTRSTPPFQVRPIAGALGAEVTGVALGDLDENGFAKLRDLLREHLVLFFPEQHLAPDAHRAFALRFGPPEIHPFIPKLDDAHPEIVVLRAGGGYIADVWHTDVTFDASPPVCSVLNALEMPASGGDTMWSNQHLAYEALSAPIRALLAGLHARHDASNYGHPENHAIHPVVRRHPETGRPSLFVNRQFTRRIVELSRDESEALLALLFDHAEKAEFTCRYAWRPGTIGIWDNRCTQHCAVNDYEGERVISRVTILGDDPQPAFETPRWDAFRPRRLSAATMGLDRA from the coding sequence ATGACGCGCTCGACCCCGCCCTTCCAGGTCCGCCCCATCGCCGGCGCGCTCGGCGCCGAGGTCACGGGCGTGGCGCTCGGCGACCTCGACGAGAACGGCTTCGCCAAGCTGCGCGACCTGCTGCGCGAGCACCTCGTGCTCTTCTTCCCCGAGCAGCACCTCGCGCCCGACGCGCACCGCGCGTTCGCGCTTCGCTTCGGGCCGCCCGAGATCCACCCGTTCATCCCCAAGCTCGACGACGCGCACCCGGAGATCGTCGTGCTGCGCGCGGGCGGCGGCTACATCGCCGACGTCTGGCACACGGACGTCACCTTCGACGCGTCGCCGCCCGTCTGCTCCGTGCTCAACGCGCTCGAGATGCCGGCCTCGGGCGGCGACACGATGTGGTCGAACCAGCACCTCGCCTACGAAGCGCTCTCGGCGCCGATCCGCGCGCTGCTCGCGGGGCTGCACGCGCGGCACGACGCGTCGAACTACGGCCATCCCGAGAACCACGCGATCCACCCCGTCGTGCGCCGACACCCGGAGACGGGGCGCCCTTCCCTCTTCGTGAACCGCCAGTTCACGCGCCGCATCGTCGAGCTGTCGCGCGACGAGAGCGAGGCCCTGCTCGCCCTCCTCTTCGACCACGCCGAGAAGGCCGAGTTCACCTGTCGTTATGCGTGGCGCCCCGGGACGATCGGCATCTGGGACAACCGCTGCACGCAGCACTGCGCGGTCAACGACTACGAGGGCGAGCGCGTGATCAGCCGGGTGACGATCCTGGGCGACGACCCGCAGCCCGCCTTCGAGACGCCGCGCTGGGACGCCTTCCGTCCGCGGCGTCTGTCGGCCGCGACCATGGGGCTCGACCGCGCCTAG